Below is a genomic region from Miscanthus floridulus cultivar M001 chromosome 1, ASM1932011v1, whole genome shotgun sequence.
AAACTCGGTTGCCGCTCTCCTGAGCCGTCCACCGCCGGTCCGCCGCTAGCGCCACTCGGGTGGCCGCGACCGCGAGCCGTGAGAGCGGTGACAGTGCGTCAGTGCAGCGTGCAAGCGTCCAATGCCGGCACAAAGAACTGGAATATGCCAATCGCCACCGGGGCCGAGCTGAAGCCCTGGAGTCGTTCGTTCCGTGGCTGGCTGGTGGCTGCGGTGGGCCCGCAGAGTCCATGAGAGGCACGGGAGCTTCCAAAAGAAGCCAACAGCGGGCGAGGCGAGAACGGCAGGCGGAGGCGACGTGTGGATGTCAGGCCTCGCGCCGGATAGCGTGCCGACTGGCGAGCCAGCGAGAGAAACCCCTCCCACTCCTCCCACAGACTTCACGCCCACCCGCACTCACTGACAGCCCCGCCGCACTCCGCGTAGGGCCAACAGATCAGTGAGGCGAACCCGTGCTGAAAGAGCTTTTTACGCGTCGCTGCCTCGCCTCCCGTTcttccgctccacctccaccgcctccatGCCGCTGCCGAGCGCTGCTGGAAAGTTTTAAAACTCACGGGGAGCTTGGAGACGCCACGACGACCGCCGCTTCTCTCGGCCATTGTCTAGGGAGAGAGCGCGCGAGCGACCTAGGTCCAGTCGGCTTCGGGTGTTCGGCGTCAGCTATCCGCGACGATGGGCCTGCGCGTGGCCGCTACCGCGCCAGCTGCGGCCGGCGTGCGCGTGCTCGGTGGGGGCGCCGCGCGCGTGACGCCGCGCCCGCGGGTGTCGCCCCGCGGCAGCAGACGCCTCTCCGTGCGGATGTCCGTCGCGACCACCGAGAccaccacctccgccaccgccgccgtgggCGCCGTCAGTTTGCTTTCTCAGCGTCAATTGTTTTTTAGTGGTTCTTTTTCTGCTTCTGCTTCTCGGCCGTCGCTCTAGCTAGCCATGAGCCCATGACAGTTCACGAGGGTTTGGTTTGGGGTGCGTGGTGCAGTCGGAGGACCAGGCGCTGGAGGCTAGGAACTCCAAGACGGTGGTGGCGGTCATCCTCGGCGGTGGCGCCGGGACCAGGCTCTTCCCGCTCACCAAGCGCAGGGCCAAGCCCGCGGTGAGTGAGTCAGCTGTGTCTGAGGATTTAAATTCGTGGAATGGGACACATGCAGCTCATCCGTTCCTCTGCATTTCAGGTGCCAATTGGCGGCGCGTACAGGCTGATCGACGTGCCGATGAGCAACTGCATAAACAGTGGGATCAACAAGGTGTACATCCTCACGCAGTTCAACTCGCAATCCCTTAACCGCCACCTCTCCAGGGCCTACGATTGCACCAATGGAGTGGCCTTCGGAGATGGATTCGTCGAGGTGTGATTCCAGATCATGTATATAGTACTCTAGGGAATGACTGACAAAGCCACAAGGATTCGTGGTTCAACACTTCAACTCTGGTGATCTGAAAAGGGTATTTGACAGATCGGGATTCAACTGTTTTTCAGGTTCTAGCAGCGACCCAGAGGCCTGGATCGGAGGGAAAGAGGTGGTTTCAGGGTACTGCTGATGCAGTTCGGCAGTTCGACTGGCTTTTCGATGTAAGAGTTCGGTTCGATGCTTTCTTTTTCGTGACGGTACAAACATTCCCATATGGTTTCAGTTTAGTATCAAATACCCAAAGCAGTTATAAAAAACCCGAAGCGAAAGAAAATATTCTATTACTTGCATGACAAAAACCATCTTTGCCTTTTTTTTAATCATCAGTTCAAATCTGAGGGTCATCTCATCCCATCAATTAAAGTTCAGTTCAGAGGGATTGCCCAGTTCCCTATTGTTTTACTTTATAATATTATACCACAAAATTGTTCCTTATAGAAATGGTAATACATTAATGTTTTATAGGATGCAAAATCTAAAGACATTGAAGATGTGTTGATTCTTTCTGGTGACCATCTCTACCGAATGGACTACATGGACTTTGTTCAGGTAACTACCTAAGGAAAATATTTTTTCCCAGTAAGTAGTACATTTTAAAATTGTTTTTTTGGTGATTTCACTTGCAGAGTCATCGGCTAAGAGGTGCAGGCATCAGCATCTGTTGTTTGCCAATTGATGGCAGGTGAGTCTCTTTCCATTTCAGTAGCCTGTAGTCACTGTACAGGACTACTCAAGTGGCTTTCCATAGAAGATGTTTAGATTAATTATACTTTCTTTGATATGGTACAGGCAAAATCTTGATTTTGAGCATCTGCTAAACTCTCTTTCATGTATTTCCATACCCCTTTTGGTCCTAGTCTCTTTGTGGATGTGATCATGAATGAGTTTCTTTTCTATGTCAGCCGGGCATCTGATTTTGGCCTAATGAAGATAGACGACACTGGAAGAGTTATTTCATTCAGTGAGAAACCAAAAGGAGACGAATTAAAGGCAATGGTAAGTTGGACTTTGTTTTCCTGCATTCCAACCAACTGACCTGTAGTTCTTAGGGTGCACAAATTTTAGTTGTCCTAGTATATTACACTAAAGTAAACAGAAGCTCTTGAgccatttttattatttttattgtcTGCAGCAAGTTGACACCACAGTGCTAGGCTTATCAAAGGAGGAAGCAGAAAAGAAACCTTACATAGCTTCAATGGGGGTCTATATTTTTAAGAAAGACATACTCCTAAACCTTTTAAGGTATGTGAATTGAACTCATTGGAACTCACAAAGTTTCATTAAATTATCTATGTGATTATCCAGACAAAGGGGATTTAGGATTCTCCATTTATGTTCTAATATTCTATTCAGTTAACTGCTTAATTGCTCATCAATCTTAAGCTGGACTGTATCATCGTTTGGTCAGATGGCGTTTTCCCACTGCAAATGATTTTGGTTCTGAAATTATTCCTGCTGCAGCAAAAGAAATCAATGTAAAGGTACGTGCACATACGAATTTAGCATATTGGGCTCCAAGTAGTAATTGTTGGAATACAAGTGAATTGCCCATCTCTTcccatcagcttaagcttttgggttgaactgATCGATACATGCAACTTAATATGTTATCAGAGCCAGATGTCTCGATTCCTGGTTAACGCAATTAAAATAAAATAATTGTTGCTTGCTCCTATTCTACGTTTGAGGCCTGAGGGAGCCTCCACATGAGGGGGAGTGTTGGAGTATAAGTGAATTGCCCATCTCTTCCCGCCTCCACGTGAGGGGGAGTGTTGCAATATAAGTGAATTGTCCATCTCTTCCCATCaacttaagcttttgggttgaactggTCAGTGCATTCAACTTAATAGTAATTACACTATTTAAGCATGGTTGCATAGTTCAAGAAAACAAAATCACATCACTTTGCCATTCGCATTCCTGCTAACAAACAGTCGGAAATTTAATATGCCATGCATGACCATTCAACAAAAAATGTCATGCATGCTAGTATGTCAGAACTTTTTCAGCAACACCTTCATTTTCCTTGTTAAGTTACAGTTGTGCTGCAAATCTTGCACAATTTAAAGACAGGCATATCACCATCTTAGTTATGTATTAATCCGGTTTCATAATCTTGTCCCAAAATCTTGACTTGATATCATGGTGGACACTTCAGGCTTATCTTTTCAATGATTACTGGGAAGATATTGGAACTATTAAGTCCTTCTTTGAGGCAAACCTTGCTCTTGCTGAACAGGTATGCCTTTTATGATTACTGGCTTACTGCAAACTCTTCGAGTAACTCTTTGTACTGCTTTGCTTTATGTTTTTTATATTTCTCTAGAAAAGGAGTACTGAAGCAAACCCTTATACCACACCTGTTCATTCATGTTCTGGCATTATTCTTTTGAACATTTGTGGTGTTGCGGTGATTGTGAAACACTGAACTCTTCTGCTCACCTTTGATTAAACCATGCAGCCTCCAAGGTTCAGTTTCTATGACGATGACAAACCAATGTACACATCACGGAGAAACCTACCACCATCTATGGTCAACAATAGTAAGGTGTTATGCCCATCTGTACTAAAATGGGTCATCACGGTCGTCCTTTTTTGCactttattatattatttatttCACGTTTGTTATTAATTAGTACCATGCTTCCATGCCTTTGCTTCCTTATTTTGATTTTTGGGGCATTCATTTACTATTCCTTGAAGggtaggcctggtgcagtggtgagagctgtctcactgagtcatcaggtcacgggttcgaagcagcctctccgtagattttgcgGGGAAAGGCtagcctcggtttttcccttccccagaccctactcatgtgggagccttcgGCACTGGGTGTGCCCTTTTCATTTactattccttgaaatcctatcTGCTTGATGTGGCCCCCTTCTAACACGTTGGTGTCACTGCAGATCACTGATTCAATCATTTCCCACGGATGTTTCTTGGATAACTGTAGGATAGAACATAGTGTTGTTGGAGTTCGTTCTCGGATAGGCTCCAATGTGCACCTCAAGGTTAGATCTCTTCCTTTGTTGGCTGAAGTATTTCATTATACAAATATAGAGAAACAAGTAGCAAGTGTTATGGATTTGATCCAATGTCCTGTAGTTAGCAGCTAATGTATCTTTTCATCTTTTTCCCTGAAGGATACTGTAATGCTTGGCGCTGATTATTATGAAACTGACGCGGAAAGAGGAGAACTGCTTGCAGAAGGAAATGTTCCTATTGGGATCGGAGAGAATACAACGATTCAGTATGAATGCATATTTTATTTCTACCGCTAACTCATTTGACTATTGAATCCTAATATCTTCGTTTTTGTGCTCTGAAAAAGTTTACTTCTACCACTAACTCCTTTGACATCATCTTTTACTATTCAATCCTAACATCTTTCTTTTTGCTCTCTGCAGAAAGTGTATCATAGACAAGAATGCGAGGATAGGGAAGAATGTGATAATCTCCAATTCTGAAGTAAGCTTGATCTCTACCTCTTTATGACTAGCAGACTAAAAGTATCTGAAATCAGTCAAATAACCAGCAGTTTGCAACTTGCAACAAAATAAGATGGCCACAATGTATGTGTTATCGCAAGTTGTAGTATCTTCCTTCCCTCTGCCAGCAttgttctttttatttttctaacGCATACATCTTCATAGAGAATGTATCATCAACTCTAAACCAAATCTGGCTGGCTGTTACGTTTTACAGGGTGTAGAGGAAGCTGATAGAACCTCCGAAGGCTTCTACATCCGAACCGGCGTCACTGTCGTACTGAAGAACTCGATAATTGCTGATGGATTGGTCATATGAACTGAAAAGGTCTCACAAGGCTGGTATTTGCGGCAGAAGCAATCATAGGAGTTCTTTGTAGTTTTACAATAAGATGCTGTATAGCAGTCAAGAGGTTCTGCTTGTCTATACAAGAGAACTTTTGCCTACAAATCTTGTCTCACTATGCTGTATTTGACTCAAACAACGTTGCAGATCTTTTTACGACGTGTTTTTTCATTATTAAGAGGAAACAAAGATACAAGGTTCAGGCACAAATCACCAGCTCTAGTGCAGTGACGCGAGGAGCGTTTGCACTAGGCCTGCGACCGCTGAACTGCCCTCACCCGAGGACCAGCTCCCTAGCTACTGGATTCACAGAGTCATCCAAGAAAGGAAAATTGCTGATGGATTGGTCATATGAACTGAAAAGGTCTCACAACGTTTCAGATCATGAATGAACATTGTCcgtttcatttttttctttcttgGACATTTACACAAACCTTTTCAATTTTTCTTTCTTAATTAACACCAAAAGTTTTTATTCTAATCAGTATGCAACCAAGTTTCAAGTTTCTTGTGCCAAATTCAATGTGTTTGATCATGTATTCACATTACAGGTTGCATGTTTGAAACTGCATTACCGATGATTTTTGAAAGTAGAGGTAGCCTGCCTCTGCCTGGTCCTGATACTTTGCTTCAAACATGCGGCATGCCATATAAAACTAAAGTCAGATATAAAAGTGATGTAATACTTCTTGTGATCAATGCAAATAATAAGTAATAAATGGCACACTATTCATACTAAAGCTCAACAAGAAAATGATGTTGAACAATTTACCAATTGCCTGTTTAAATTTTAGATATGGTGTCAGCTTGTCGAACCATAAATCCATAATTCCACTACAACATACCAAAATATCACGGGATTTTTCTATAAAATAAATTGCATTGAAGTTGATGCAAATTACCATTGAAGTGGTTTATACAACAATAAAAAAACATTTCCCAAGAATGCCATAGTATTCAGGAAAACATTTTGAGTTGCTGCCCAATCACCTGGTCAGGTTGAAACAGGGTAAGGAGTAAGAACTGCTTTACTGTCAGGAATACAATATGAATCGGGTAGGGAGATAAATGTGGCAACACACTGCATGCATTTTTTTTTAGCAATGGTGCTGCCTTTGTTAGTTTCTCTGCCTTATATTGTCATCCTAAACTCGGGAATTTCTGACAGAAACCTATGTCTCAATTTATATACACGTTTGAGCATTTGTCATGAAACTGCCTTGATATCTTCTTCGGTGGGCGGGCGTATGTCCAGTTTCTGCTCCTGTTTTGGCATCCTGACCAATAAATTAAGGTTTAGTGATTGTGTATTTCATTATATACGAATAAAGTTTTGGAGAGACCTCTTGagtaaaaaaataaaagctctctAGGCAGCtatatatgaactgataaagCAGATGAAGAAAATTCCAGCTAAATTGTGTCATGAGAGTTAGTCCCTCCCAGTATGAACTTATCTCAAGAGAACTTGAAGTTCAGATTTGCTGATTTGCACAGCCGACCAAACTACATCACACAGCTACGAGACAATGATTTCACATACAGTAAAGAGCATGCTTACATCGAGTCAGTTTTGACTGTGGCTTGATTATATTCCACAGGAAGAACAATTGAGTTTTTGTCATCAATATCTCCCTGCACAAGTAAATCAGAAGTGCAGTGTTCAGATAAACTTTGTTAAAAGAAAAGGTGTTCAAATAAACAAGTTTGTATTACAAACGTAGCGCACCATTTTACTTGGATTGGCAAGATGCTGCTGAGTCATTTTTGGTGCATTCAGAGGACTTCTTAGAGTACCCTGAAAAATCCAAAGGTTATGTTATGACGGGCGTCCAGTACACTAGGCGCAACCCCTCCAGTGGCTAGGCCACGCCCGCGCAAGAGAAGGCCAGAAGGCCCAAGTCATCAGCATTTAGTTTTTATCGGAATTACTATAATTATTAGAGGGTTAtttctattattattattagaggACATATAAATACTTTGTAAGACTACTTTGGGGAATTAAGCAGAAACATATATTGTTTCTTGGCTTCCCAAGGGAGCCAGGAGTTTTGCCATGCCCTAACCCTAGCTCGGGCGACCacggcgccgccgcgccgtctTCCTCGCGTCCTCAAGCCCCAACCTCCGATCACACACACCTACAGTCTTCGATCCCTCCCTCGCCGGACTAGGGATCCTAACAGCCTGGTATCAGAGATGTCAGGTCCTCCATCCACATCCACGCAGCCGCCGTCCACCTCCGCCTCCCTGCCCGTGCCATCAGCGCCAGCGCCGTTGGCCGCGTTGGGGCGGTCGTCCGCATCCTCGGGAGCGTCCCTGACGTTGGAATCTTTGGCCGGCGACGTGGCTGAGATTGCCCACGGCATGGCGGCCATGCAGGCGGCCCTGGCTGCCCTCATCCCACCACCTCCCCCTCCACAACAgccggcaccaccaccacctccacagccGTCGTAGCCGCAGGCGCTCTTCCCCTACGGCATGCCCCAGACCAGCGGGACGGGGGTGCCCCTCCACTTGctgcggtggccggcctcgccgtCTCCCATCCCGTCGTGGGCGATGGGCTCCACGACTTCGCCCATCTACACGATGGCCACGACGCCTACACCGTCGGCGGCCGCGATCGCGGCGTCCTCCGGGGCGCACCAGCCGCCCCCGACCAGCGGCATCTTCTATGGAGGGACGGACGGTACCCTCATCTACGGTGGAGGCGGGTACTTCGGCGGCGCCCTATCCGCCGAGGACTCGTCTGCCGCTGCTCCCAACGGCGCCCATGCCCCTCCCAAATTTTACAAGCTGGAGTTCCCGA
It encodes:
- the LOC136455447 gene encoding glucose-1-phosphate adenylyltransferase large subunit isoform X1, producing MGLRVAATAPAAAGVRVLGGGAARVTPRPRVSPRGSRRLSVRMSVATTETTTSATAAVGASEDQALEARNSKTVVAVILGGGAGTRLFPLTKRRAKPAVPIGGAYRLIDVPMSNCINSGINKVYILTQFNSQSLNRHLSRAYDCTNGVAFGDGFVEVLAATQRPGSEGKRWFQGTADAVRQFDWLFDDAKSKDIEDVLILSGDHLYRMDYMDFVQSHRLRGAGISICCLPIDGSRASDFGLMKIDDTGRVISFSEKPKGDELKAMQVDTTVLGLSKEEAEKKPYIASMGVYIFKKDILLNLLRWRFPTANDFGSEIIPAAAKEINVKAYLFNDYWEDIGTIKSFFEANLALAEQPPRFSFYDDDKPMYTSRRNLPPSMVNNSKVLCPSVLKWVITITDSIISHGCFLDNCRIEHSVVGVRSRIGSNVHLKDTVMLGADYYETDAERGELLAEGNVPIGIGENTTIQKCIIDKNARIGKNVIISNSEGVEEADRTSEGFYIRTGVTVVLKNSIIADGLVI
- the LOC136455447 gene encoding glucose-1-phosphate adenylyltransferase large subunit isoform X2 — protein: MGLRVAATAPAAAGVRVLGGGAARVTPRPRVSPRGSRRLSVRMSVATTETTTSATAAVGASEDQALEARNSKTVVAVILGGGAGTRLFPLTKRRAKPAVPIGGAYRLIDVPMSNCINSGINKVYILTQFNSQSLNRHLSRAYDCTNGVAFGDGFVEVLAATQRPGSEGKRWFQGTADAVRQFDWLFDDAKSKDIEDVLILSGDHLYRMDYMDFVQSHRLRGAGISICCLPIDGSRASDFGLMKIDDTGRVISFSEKPKGDELKAMQVDTTVLGLSKEEAEKKPYIASMGVYIFKKDILLNLLRWRFPTANDFGSEIIPAAAKEINVKAYLFNDYWEDIGTIKSFFEANLALAEQPPRFSFYDDDKPMYTSRRNLPPSMVNNSKITDSIISHGCFLDNCRIEHSVVGVRSRIGSNVHLKDTVMLGADYYETDAERGELLAEGNVPIGIGENTTIQKCIIDKNARIGKNVIISNSEGVEEADRTSEGFYIRTGVTVVLKNSIIADGLVI